Proteins encoded together in one Candidatus Sulfotelmatobacter sp. window:
- the gnd gene encoding decarboxylating 6-phosphogluconate dehydrogenase, giving the protein MQMGMVGLGRMGANMTRRLMRGGHQLFVSDLSADAVKGLAGEGATGSSSLEDLIGKMAAPRAVWIMVPAGGPTEATVQKLAQHMQAGDAIIDGGNSFFKDDVRRAKDLKGKGIHYVDVGTSGGVWGLERGYCMMIGGPKEAVQRLDPIFRTLAPGKGDIPRTPGREKLGGTAEEGYLHCGPSGSGHFVKMVHNGIEYGIMQAYAEGFDIFKNATSKDLPEDIRYDLNLPDIAEVWRRGSVVSSWLLDLTAMALAENPTLSEYEGYVQDSGEGRWTIQAALDEAVPADVLTAALYVRFRSRQQHTFAEKMLSAMRQKFGGHVEAGAKK; this is encoded by the coding sequence ATGCAGATGGGGATGGTGGGTCTCGGGCGCATGGGCGCCAACATGACGCGGCGGTTGATGCGCGGCGGACATCAGCTTTTTGTTTCCGATCTCAGCGCCGATGCCGTGAAGGGATTGGCCGGCGAGGGAGCGACAGGATCTTCGTCGCTCGAAGATCTGATTGGCAAGATGGCGGCGCCGCGCGCAGTTTGGATCATGGTCCCCGCAGGCGGTCCGACCGAAGCGACCGTGCAGAAGTTGGCGCAGCACATGCAGGCGGGCGATGCCATCATCGACGGCGGAAATTCTTTTTTCAAAGATGACGTGCGCCGCGCCAAGGATCTCAAGGGCAAAGGCATTCATTATGTCGACGTCGGCACCAGCGGCGGCGTCTGGGGCCTGGAGCGGGGCTACTGCATGATGATTGGCGGGCCCAAAGAAGCGGTGCAGCGGCTCGATCCAATTTTCAGGACACTGGCGCCAGGAAAGGGCGATATCCCGCGCACGCCAGGGCGGGAAAAGCTCGGCGGTACCGCCGAAGAAGGCTACCTTCACTGCGGCCCCTCTGGCTCCGGTCACTTCGTCAAGATGGTTCACAACGGCATCGAATACGGCATCATGCAGGCTTACGCGGAAGGGTTCGATATTTTTAAGAACGCGACCAGCAAAGATTTGCCCGAAGACATTCGATACGACTTGAACTTGCCAGACATAGCGGAAGTGTGGCGGCGCGGAAGCGTAGTCAGTTCCTGGCTGCTCGACCTGACGGCGATGGCGCTTGCGGAAAATCCGACGCTCTCGGAATACGAAGGCTACGTGCAGGACTCCGGTGAGGGACGCTGGACGATTCAGGCAGCGCTCGACGAAGCGGTCCCAGCGGATGTGCTAACGGCGGCGCTGTACGTGCGCTTCCGGTCGCGGCAACAGCACACATTTGCGGAAAAGATGCTTTCCGCCATGCGGCAGAAGTTTGGCGGACACGTGGAAGCTGGGGCGAAAAAATAG
- the zwf gene encoding glucose-6-phosphate dehydrogenase, which translates to MAELAEQLTAAPPKIGKQGDPCVMVIFGAAGDLTGRMLIPALYNLARAGLLSKEFAVVGVARTQMSNDDFRKRVHDDVKAYCGECIQDELWDSFMRRFYYFAADFGDDNLYPRLKDFLGKIDQDHLTHQNFFYYMAVAPNFFGPIVQKLSANGLMEQNNSHWRRVVIEKPFGHDLESAKALNAELLKVADEKQIYRIDHYLGKETVQNIMAFRFANGIFEPVWNRRYIDHVQISVAETVGVEGRGSYFDHAGSLRDMVPNHIMQLISLTAMEPPISFDANAVRDEQAKILHAIQPMGDEDVLSRSVRGQYGDGTEDGKRVTAYRSEPDVAPDSRTETFVAMKLNIDNWRWADVPFYLRTGKRMPVRNTHIVIQFRRAPFVLFRDTPVEHLMPNQLVLHIQPEEGISLQFAAKVPGPVMRLGTVDMNFEYQEYFGKQPSTGYERLLHDCMIGDQTLFQRADMVEAGWSVVNPVLDLWKALPPRNFPNYASGTWGPKEADELLERDGRRWRNFEK; encoded by the coding sequence ATGGCTGAGTTAGCGGAACAACTTACGGCGGCGCCTCCTAAAATCGGCAAGCAGGGCGATCCCTGTGTCATGGTGATTTTTGGCGCAGCCGGCGATCTGACCGGGCGCATGTTGATTCCGGCGCTCTATAACCTGGCGCGCGCCGGATTGCTGTCGAAAGAGTTCGCCGTAGTGGGGGTTGCGCGCACGCAGATGTCAAACGACGATTTTCGCAAGCGCGTGCATGACGATGTGAAGGCTTACTGCGGCGAGTGCATCCAAGACGAACTGTGGGACTCGTTCATGCGCCGCTTCTATTATTTCGCCGCCGATTTCGGCGATGACAACCTTTACCCGCGGCTCAAGGATTTCCTCGGCAAGATCGATCAGGATCACTTGACCCACCAGAATTTTTTCTACTACATGGCGGTGGCGCCGAACTTTTTCGGACCGATTGTGCAGAAGCTCTCCGCCAACGGGTTGATGGAACAGAACAATAGCCACTGGCGCCGCGTGGTGATCGAGAAACCGTTCGGGCACGATCTGGAATCGGCCAAGGCGCTGAACGCCGAACTCCTCAAAGTCGCCGATGAGAAGCAGATCTACCGCATCGATCATTATCTGGGCAAAGAAACCGTGCAGAACATCATGGCGTTCCGTTTTGCCAACGGAATTTTTGAACCGGTGTGGAATCGCCGCTATATCGACCACGTGCAGATCTCGGTCGCGGAAACCGTTGGCGTCGAGGGCCGGGGAAGTTATTTCGATCATGCCGGCTCGCTGCGCGATATGGTTCCGAACCACATCATGCAACTGATCAGCCTGACGGCGATGGAGCCGCCGATTTCGTTCGATGCCAATGCGGTGCGGGACGAGCAGGCCAAGATTCTGCACGCCATTCAGCCCATGGGCGACGAAGATGTATTGAGCCGAAGCGTGCGCGGGCAATATGGAGACGGGACCGAAGACGGCAAGCGGGTCACGGCTTACCGCTCGGAACCCGACGTCGCACCCGATTCGCGGACCGAGACTTTCGTGGCCATGAAGCTGAACATCGACAACTGGCGGTGGGCGGATGTGCCGTTCTACCTGCGTACGGGCAAGCGCATGCCGGTGCGCAATACCCATATCGTGATACAGTTTCGACGGGCGCCATTCGTGCTGTTTCGCGACACGCCGGTCGAACATCTTATGCCGAATCAGCTGGTTTTGCACATCCAACCCGAGGAAGGAATCTCGCTGCAATTCGCGGCCAAGGTGCCCGGGCCGGTCATGCGACTGGGTACGGTCGATATGAATTTCGAGTATCAGGAATATTTTGGCAAGCAGCCCAGCACCGGTTATGAACGGCTGCTGCATGACTGCATGATCGGCGATCAGACGCTGTTTCAGCGCGCCGACATGGTGGAGGCTGGCTGGTCCGTGGTCAACCCCGTGCTCGATTTGTGGAAGGCACTGCCGCCGCGGAATTTCCCCAATTACGCGTCCGGTACCTGGGGACCGAAGGAAGCGGATGAACTGCTGGAACGCGACGGCCGCCGCTGGAGGAACTTCGAGAAATGA
- the glk gene encoding glucokinase, translated as MILAGDIGGTNARLAYFQPQNGHLRLISERTFPSREHSELGEIVSEFLNDSGARPDAACFGIAGPVRNGRVETSNLPWVIEQARLAKQIHLPATLLINDLEASAWGIGALSDSDLVPLHRVTGPATGNQAVIAPGTGLGEAGLFWDGTRHHVFACEGGHTDFGPQGDLQIELLRFLQARFGHVSYERILSGPGLVNVYEFLRESGCAKESAEFAAGLESGDPAAAISKAALDGTEPLAVQALDLWIAVYGAEAGNLALKAMSTGGLFLAGGISPKIIAKLKGSLFIEAFLAKGRLRPLVEAIPVEVVTNEKAGLLGAARCAAVLGKS; from the coding sequence ATGATTCTGGCCGGCGACATTGGCGGTACCAACGCTAGGCTGGCTTATTTTCAACCCCAGAACGGGCATCTGCGCCTGATTTCGGAGCGAACCTTTCCCAGCCGTGAGCACAGCGAACTCGGCGAGATTGTCAGCGAATTTTTGAACGATTCCGGCGCCCGCCCCGACGCGGCGTGTTTCGGCATCGCTGGCCCGGTGCGCAACGGACGCGTCGAAACCTCGAACCTCCCCTGGGTGATCGAACAGGCGCGGTTGGCCAAGCAAATTCATCTTCCTGCCACGCTTCTCATTAACGATCTGGAAGCCAGCGCGTGGGGCATCGGCGCACTGAGCGACTCGGATCTGGTTCCGTTGCACCGGGTGACGGGCCCAGCTACAGGCAATCAGGCTGTAATCGCGCCGGGGACTGGACTGGGTGAGGCCGGGCTTTTCTGGGATGGCACGCGCCATCACGTTTTCGCCTGCGAGGGCGGACATACCGACTTTGGGCCCCAGGGAGACTTGCAGATCGAATTATTGCGGTTTCTACAGGCGCGATTTGGACATGTGAGCTACGAACGGATTTTGTCGGGGCCCGGTCTCGTGAATGTGTACGAATTCCTGCGCGAGAGTGGATGCGCCAAGGAGTCTGCCGAGTTTGCCGCTGGGCTTGAGTCGGGCGATCCGGCCGCGGCGATTTCTAAAGCGGCGCTCGACGGAACCGAACCTCTGGCAGTCCAGGCACTGGACCTGTGGATTGCCGTATACGGCGCAGAGGCCGGCAATCTGGCGCTCAAAGCGATGTCCACCGGCGGCTTGTTCCTGGCCGGCGGCATCTCTCCGAAAATTATTGCCAAACTGAAGGGGTCGCTCTTTATTGAGGCGTTCCTCGCGAAAGGCCGCCTGAGGCCCCTGGTGGAAGCGATTCCGGTCGAGGTCGTCACCAACGAAAAGGCTGGGCTGCTAGGGGCGGCGCGTTGTGCTGCCGTGCTGGGAAAGAGCTAA
- the pgl gene encoding 6-phosphogluconolactonase, whose amino-acid sequence MSSSAEVRVLTTPQELFEAAAEEVIHRAKEAVAQRGRFTIALSGGSTPKNLFNLLATNAKSVLPWDRTFFFWGDERHVPPTDPDSNYRMADETMLSKIPVAAGNVFPIPAENRDAAAAAEAYEQTVRKFFQLKAGEFPSFDLILLGMGPDGHTASLFPGTAGLEEKSRLVIANWVEKLKTNRLTLTLPVLNAARCVLFLVSGTDKANVLKIVLEEDAPGEQYPSKLVQPSNGKLIWLVDRAAASALTSPPK is encoded by the coding sequence GTGAGTTCCTCCGCTGAAGTTCGAGTGCTAACCACTCCGCAGGAGTTGTTCGAAGCGGCGGCCGAAGAGGTCATACACCGCGCCAAGGAAGCGGTAGCCCAGCGCGGCCGCTTCACCATCGCTCTGTCGGGCGGGTCGACTCCCAAAAATCTCTTTAATTTGTTGGCCACCAATGCCAAGAGCGTTCTGCCCTGGGATCGCACGTTTTTCTTCTGGGGCGATGAGCGCCACGTGCCTCCGACCGATCCCGACAGCAACTACCGCATGGCGGACGAAACCATGCTCTCGAAGATTCCCGTCGCAGCCGGGAATGTGTTCCCGATTCCTGCGGAAAACCGTGACGCCGCAGCCGCGGCTGAGGCTTATGAGCAGACTGTGCGAAAATTCTTTCAACTGAAGGCGGGAGAGTTTCCGAGCTTTGATTTAATTCTCCTCGGCATGGGTCCGGATGGCCACACCGCGTCGCTCTTTCCAGGCACTGCCGGATTGGAGGAGAAATCGCGGCTCGTGATCGCCAACTGGGTCGAGAAGCTGAAGACCAACCGCCTTACGCTCACTCTTCCCGTTCTGAATGCCGCCCGCTGCGTACTGTTTCTGGTCAGCGGAACAGATAAGGCGAACGTCCTCAAGATTGTGTTGGAGGAAGATGCGCCCGGCGAACAGTATCCTTCAAAGCTGGTGCAGCCGAGCAATGGAAAGCTGATCTGGCTGGTGGACCGGGCGGCGGCGAGCGCGCTGACCTCGCCCCCGAAATAA
- a CDS encoding helix-turn-helix transcriptional regulator yields MTPCERLTPKEIQIAILVWEGLTNREIGKIIGTSEQVIKNHLRSTFDKVGVWSRLELAMYVAAHGGKNWPPEAERTDASYGEAIGAD; encoded by the coding sequence ATGACCCCCTGCGAGCGCCTCACCCCAAAGGAAATTCAGATCGCCATTCTGGTCTGGGAGGGCCTGACCAATCGCGAAATCGGCAAGATTATCGGCACCAGTGAGCAGGTAATTAAAAACCATCTGCGAAGCACCTTTGACAAGGTCGGCGTCTGGAGTCGGCTGGAATTGGCGATGTATGTGGCCGCTCACGGCGGAAAGAACTGGCCCCCTGAGGCGGAGCGCACTGACGCATCCTATGGCGAAGCCATTGGAGCTGACTGA
- a CDS encoding helix-turn-helix transcriptional regulator, which translates to MIDLEQVKVTPRDRQVLNLLVQGCSNKEIAGQLNISPRTVKQHLRTLFLRAGIREGRKRVKLAIAMFSKENAQS; encoded by the coding sequence ATGATCGATCTGGAGCAAGTCAAAGTCACTCCCCGCGACCGGCAGGTCTTGAACCTGCTCGTTCAGGGATGCAGCAACAAAGAGATTGCGGGACAGCTCAACATCAGTCCCCGCACGGTAAAACAACATTTGCGCACCCTGTTCCTGCGCGCCGGAATCCGCGAAGGCCGAAAACGTGTGAAGCTGGCCATCGCCATGTTCAGCAAGGAGAATGCACAATCATGA